One segment of Belonocnema kinseyi isolate 2016_QV_RU_SX_M_011 chromosome 7, B_treatae_v1, whole genome shotgun sequence DNA contains the following:
- the LOC117176673 gene encoding uncharacterized protein LOC117176673, whose product MAKLTRRILRACESYQRNKLLTQASQAILELVLPKKSIEILSIDFLGPLTKTKYGYEQILVMVDMFTKYTKLYPMRKATGEMAVRKIDEFIKYIGMPQKVLSDKGTQFTSHRWREALEERGIQKILTSIRHPQANMVERYLEAGKDCEIEYDQHGYEIIIGTAIEIAKGYPHVWRKPHMSQSVVTAPKLPKNVRKRYEGSDEVIPGMEHIRPLMTDEERIQLARQEAKEATAEKKRKKRKSKGPETTVERATTGGRRPRRDLPK is encoded by the exons ATGGCGAAATTAACACGGCGTATTCTGAGAGCGTGCGAGTCATACCAAAGAAATAAACTGCTTACCCAAGCATCACAGGCTATACTCGAACTTGTTTTACCAAAGAAATCTATAGAAATCCTGTCAATAGATTTTCTAGGACCTTTAACTAAGACAAAATATGGATACGAACAGATTCTAGTGATGGTAGACATGTTCACTAAATACACAAAGCTTTATCCCATGCGCAAAGCTACTGGCGAAATGGCAGTAAGAAAAATCGACGAGTTCATAAAATACATAGGGATGCCACAAAAAGTACTCTCAGACAAAGGCACACAATTTACCAGTCATCGATGGAGAGAGGCACTTGAAGAGCGAGGAATCCAGAAGATACTTACATCTATCCGTCATCCACAGGCAAATATGGTGGAAAGA TACCTCGAGGCAGGAAAGGACTGTGAGATCGAATACGACCAGCACGGATACGAAATCATAATTGGAACTGCAATTGAGATTGCAAAAGGATATCCTCACGTGTGGAGGAAGCCCCACATGTCTCAGTCTGTCGTGACAGCACCTAAGCTACCTAAGAACGTCAGAAAGAGGTATGAGGGAAGCGACGAGGTTATTCCAGGGATGGAACACATCCGACCCCTCATGACGGACGAAGAACGCATCCAGTTAGCAAGACAGGAAGCTAAGGAGGCTACGgcggaaaagaaaagaaaaaagcgcAAAAGCAAAGGCCCGGAGACAACGGTGGAACGAGCGACAACAGGTGGACGTAGGCCCAGGCGAGATTTGCCTAAATGA